In the Pogona vitticeps strain Pit_001003342236 chromosome 2, PviZW2.1, whole genome shotgun sequence genome, ttttccttcagctcattaaccaaacgctccacctttgcctctctgtactgcttcaataactcatcagccatgctctgattacgaatagtttgagtgtgacaagcaacaaaatcagcaaacaccattgctaacttatccactggtgatagactcttgttaggatcaggacccacagcaccggctgctgctgctgctgctgctcctgctgtcccatcagaaatgcctctgcctggcactcccctccctactggagtgctggcacccgccatttcctctgcctgatccatctgttgcaacttagtccaagtctgatctgaatcagatctaagtagatcctggacgtcctgtgctgggagtttagccattatatttccctcttgtaattcccttctcagttgtgaagaatcataagtaatcctttgcttagctccacttggagttaagacgtcgtgctcaagagcctccaaaagctcttggtgccagggcttcgtatctgtactaaccaaaggcagcttagcagatgcactaccaatcttaacttttctctgagtcacaaacagctctccaggcaattccaaaaattcttctgcttctaagtgttgctccatataaGCTGGAACCAACGCAAACGCCaagctgacccaaaaggaaaaatctctctctgcccatgtagccgaaactgtagggcgagagcaaagccataaaacactctggcaggaacagccctaaactggagcttcagaagggcgaccgtttacttgcatgaaaatgcccactcattaaacagcccaattaaacagattttaatgtctgttaaaacctaagcgttgtttcttatcagacctcactgcagctaagtctttccgtaagatccttagctggaaagagaaaagcaatttggctaatttacagcctgtcagcatgcacgcactccctcagccaaggcttccggaagaatgcctgcagcttcacttacaaagcaagcaccataaatccataaatcacactaaagcacgtgtttcatcccaccgctgccaccatgtaagcagccccgtatctccaaagagatttatgggggtgccggaaattgggacgagtgcGAAAaacagacaaacctctaactgctgagcagagccaattgaaacccagccaggttctgtctaaattttcttcctcagaggccaatctccttattaagaaagcaacacagtcataaccatgagatatgctcagaatgatttggctctgaaagtttggtagcaaacccacgtggccaattagacattcagctagtctgttcaagaaacaatgcttctaagatagaaatcaatcattactgttttattaaaaagaattactttagaaaaggtttcagttgatagtaaattaagtcagtaggtacattttcattcaagactaacggaacactccactccccccactccagctgaaaaaataaagaaatgaaactatgctaactaacaaaaagcataaataatccatctcacgtgtcttgagtcttcaaaggctgatgctagatgaaaaccagtccatggtaggaaaaatagtccattaaggggaaaagcacgtgtctgcccctttctcaggcaaactccatctttcttctctctctcctcacccttcttcttcccagaatgcctcctgggtcttgttgtcccgcctaactttctcatggggcttcagttgttttcatactttgtggcagaattattttgactacgaaattctctgctctctgctcatcttagcaacgagataaccagagagcgaagtttctctaaaacagcatgtaaaactttcctactacagaacagactttaaatcaaaatggatgctattgggacaatcttaggactacatatcccattctaatacacctaaaaacacaaatcatcacaaacagttttatgcatatgtgattgctaatgaagatctaCGAAAAGTTAGCTTCTcagaaaattaataaatattataaggtaataattgtacaattggctgtttaaatagtgtttttggtacagtggtgcctcgcttagcgatggcccctatggctaaaatccactttgcaatgatcgcaccactgtattttgaaaagaagcctcaattcaatttatttttattttttaacacgaCGGTTTCTtagtcggttcactaagagacatttattggcagctattgtaataaaattgtattgattgcagatttaatctggaatgattcaaatgaaatatttaatgcatcctcttttgtcctcttttttgtcttcctatgtcctccttttagggAGGGACATGGTgttgctgcgggttaaaccacagaagcctctgtgctgcagggtcagaagaccagcagtcataagatcgaatccatgcggtggaatgagctcccgttgctttctCCCaggtcctcgccaacctagcagttcaaaagcgtgcaaatgcaagtagataaataggtaacacctcggtgggaaggtactggccacatgacaacggaaactgtctttggacaagcgcttgctctatggcttggaaatggggatgagcaccgctcctagagtcggacacgactgactaaatgtcaaggggaacctttacctttaccctccttttggtacccatgtatctggcaaccctatcctaGAAGCTTCAGACAgatcctttttcctttctccaaaGGAGCAGGTGAGACTCAGctgatatctttttttaaataatttttttatttttaaactactagggatgggatagggaatacaaaaggtaaaagggagtacaagggatgggaaaaaggttttgaggataggagaacacagaatatacaatcatccactctattcatattaagtatgcgTGTCTctgatctattcatttttcagtacaaaaaaaacactttgtattctttatatatatatatatatatatatatatatctgtatactatttgattatcctctaaatatcagcttatattcatattttaaattaagtctaagttattccaatTCTATCAAGAAattgagaccaattataaaatacatcccctctttcattttccttctgccttgggtGTGTCAGCTTGTCTggaaaaatatccatttctggcacttcccatattttctcagtacccttctctcgtttctgtgcctctattttcttccagttttggggataTAAGattaaatccaggacagtagtTTGATTTTTAAgatcaccttttctgactattatagCTGGGTATCTCACATGGTaactcttaatcccatctatgttacttggcatcgctctcaataaaaactgttctggagttacaatttcattcagttgccatgaccatggaaactgtctacggacaaaacgctggctctacggcttggaaacggggatgagcaccaccccctagcgtcggacaggactggacaaattgtcaaggggaaccttcacctttactaTTACTAAGGTGACGAGACTCATTGCATGTTGGAAGAAACTTGTATTTTTAAGGCCCTAGTCTCTTCTCATGTGAAACAAAATGATTTCTGCTAATGAAGGGCTTATTCTTTCTCcgctgtgtgagttctttgatgtgaattaaGGCTCTTACtgcaactgaagctctttccacataccatacatttatatggttttcccctatgatttttttaatgtgaattaaggtcaccactctgactgaaactctttccacattgcatgAATTTATATGGTCCCTCCTCTGAATGAGTTTTTTTTATGTGAATTAAGCGTAgaattctgactgaagctctttccacattctatgcatttatatggtttctcccctgtgtgtgttctttgatgtgcATTAAGATGACAactctgtctgaagctctttccacattccatgcatttatgtggtttctcccctgtgtgtgttttttgatgTGAATTAAGGCTACTAccatgactgaagctctttccacattgcatgcatttatgtggcttttcccctgtgtgagttttttCATGTGAATTAAGCGTAgcattctgactgaagctctttccacattccatacatttatatggtttctcccctgtgtgagtgtTCTTATGTGACTTAAGGGTAgcattctgactgaagctctttccacattccatgcatttatatggtttttcccctgtgtgagttttctTATGCGACTTAAGGGTAGAACTCTTAGTAAAgaactttccacattccatgcatttatgtggtttctccccagtgtgcgttCGTTGATGCGCACTAAGGATACTAcactgactaaagctcttcccacacaccatgcatttatgtggtttctcccctgtatgaattcTTTTATATACACTGAGGTTACTTCTGTGACTGAAGctatttccacattccatacatttatatggtttttccccggTGTGTGTTTTTTGATGTGAATTAAGCTGTGCACTCTGAtagaagctcttcccacattccatgcatttatatggtttttcccctgtatgTGTTTTTTGATGTGAATTAAAGCTACTActgtaactaaagctctttccacattccatgcatttatatggtttctcccctgtgtgagtttttttaTGTGAATTCAGGGTAGCATTTTGTCtgaacctctttccacattccatgcatatatatgatttctcccctgtgtgagttttttgatgagAATTAAGGTTagaactctgactgaagctctttccacattccatgcatttatgtggtttctcccctgtgtgtttttttatgtgAATTAAGGCTACGaatgtgactgaagctctttccacactgcaTGCAtctatgtggtttctctcctgtatgtgTTTTTTTATGCGAATTAAGGCTActactgtgactgaagctctttccacattctgtgcatttatgtggtttctcacctgtgtgagtttttttaTGTGAATGAAGGCTACCACtgtggctgaagctctttccacattctgtgcatatatatggtttctcccctgtgtgcgttctttgatgtgAGCttaggtgaccactctgactaaagctctttccacattccatgcatttatgcggtttctcccctgtatgagttTTTTGATGTGCATTAAGGTTacaactctgactgaagctctttccacattccttgcatttatgtagtttctcgcctgtgtgagttttttgatgtgaatTAAGGCTACTAccatgactgaagctctttccacattccttgcatttatatggtttctcccctgtgtgagttcgttgatgtgACTCAAGGTGACAactctgattgaagctctttccacattccatgcactgatATGGTTTCTCCTCTGTGTGTAATCTTAGATGTAACTGAAGGTGACTCCTCcaattgaagctctttccacattccatgcatttacatGGTTTCTCTCCTCTCATGCTTttttcatgtaaaatatattcatttttcacAGTTATGCTCTCTCCATGTTCCATGTGTTCAATTGTTTTTATTTCCCTGGTAAACTCTCCCATGTCTATTGGTATTTCAGGTACACTTGAATGTTTTTCTGCAGAATGGACACTTTCTCCTTCCTCATTTTTCATGGTTTTTTCATACTGTCAGAAGGTCTTAAACCTCAGATTCTACAGAAGCTGGTAATTTCCTTTTCCCTCTGGGCgtgtcttttcccttttttctccttttcagtatctaattttttttttcttccttcccataTGGTTCTTTTCAGTGACAGAAGAGCTGGCGACATAGGATTCTGTGTCTCTTCTTACCTGttgaagagagggggggaaaagacagCACAGAAAGGAATCTCATTTGGCATCAAGCTAAGGTTTTAGCTTTCCCTTTGACTATCAGGAGGAAGTGATAAACTCCAGAGCTGGACCAAGGAACAGTAGAATGAAAAGAAGATTCTTGTGACTcaattacttttaatttttggACTGTGAAATCCCTTTACTTActtaaaatgcaaacatttctatttctaaaatattttaaaatatggaagtaaCTTTCCTGACCATTTTTATCTCATAACCATCTTAGTCTCCAAGATGGCAATAGGAAAGTGACAGGGGCTTTATGGTGGTGCCTTTTCCTTTGCCCCAGCAGAGGTTTGTCCAATCCAGGTACCAGTAATCAGACAGATAATGATTTTGAgagtaataaaataaagaaaattgtacTGTAGCAATATTGTAGCAGTAGTATACAGAGTTGTCCTTTGTTCAGTCCTTTGGTCATACACGTTACAGCATTCAATGTCAGTCCATTTACCATAGTATAAATCTAGAGTCCATAGTAATATTCTGCTTCATAAATCAATCCTACAGAGTAGCTGCTTCTTCTCTCCATTCAACCCCCACCAacaaacagtacagtggtgccctgctagacgattaccttgcaaaacagGTAATCCAcaagacgatgactttttgcaatcgctatagcgctttgcaaaacggttttccctatgggggattttcgctggacaacgatgtattttccccattggaaggcattaaacagatgcattccaatggggaaatgctttttgcaagacaatgttttcacaagacagcgatttcagtggaacgaattaacatcgtcttgcagggcaccactgtattttgaggtTGTTAGCTTTATTGCCCCTTGTGGCCAATTagagattacagtggggtcttgacttgagaacttaatctgtattggaaggcggttctcaagtcaaaaagttctcaggtcaaatctgcatttcccataggaatgcattgagaaccatttgatccgtatctgctctttccgTCCATataaactaatgggaagctgctattccgccttcgaccactagagggggatattttgtttcttttttttttcttaggtcaagaaaggttcagggaaggcagggaaaatacagtccaggcagtacagtaccaggcagtctgaagactgtctcccaatccactctctaaacgctgggaagagcgaggaagcagacaggcacccttttcactggccaatagttaactgaaagttcaaattttgcactttccctgcctcccacgtgggttttttttagtttgtaactcaaatctaagtatgtaagtcaagtcaatattttcatatgagagtggtttgtaagtcaaaatgttcttaacttgggccgttcttaagtcaacaCCCCACTGTAGCTTCTACAGGCTTCTCTAGCATTTTATTTCCATAGGTGTATTAAATCTAACTTGTAGGCTTGTTGCTAGCACAGCTGTAGTATTTCCTCAGACTCTTTCTACAAACTTAGATTATCAATTCCTACAGGGATGTTCTAGACTTGACAGAAAGCAGATACAAAACATTTCAGCTTCACACTGATGTATAAGGACCAATTATTGATTGCTGAATGACTTTGCTTCCAGGCAGAAACAAACAGGAAATATTGTGGAAAATACCTGGATACACTTGTCTTGAGATTGCATAAAATAAACGTTTAGGTTTAACATTAGTCCTTGGCAGCAAAACTAACATTGAaattggttgtaggtttttctggctgtttggccatgctcttaaggtttttcttcctaacgttttttcaaaagtttccccgtgtggtctgtgacccctttgatgtaggacacaaatattttatttgtgggtggtggtttttcttcttcagtttggtggtttttttctcagtttcatggatcttgtgatttcattcttggaatagccatctGCCTGTacagcccaattcaga is a window encoding:
- the LOC144587216 gene encoding LOW QUALITY PROTEIN: uncharacterized protein LOC144587216 (The sequence of the model RefSeq protein was modified relative to this genomic sequence to represent the inferred CDS: inserted 2 bases in 1 codon), encoding MKNEEGESVHSAEKHSSVPEIPIDMGEFTREIKTIEHMEHGESITVKNEYILHEKSMRGEKPCKCMECGKSFNWRSHLQLHLRLHTEEKPYQCMECGKSFNQSCHLESHQRTHTGEKPYKCKECGKSFSHGSSLNSHQKTHTGEKLHKCKECGKSFSQSCNLNAHQKTHTGEKPHKCMECGKSFSQSGHLSSHQRTHTGEKPYICTECGKSFSHSGSLHSHKKTHTGEKPHKCTECGKSFSHSSSLNSHKKTHTGEKPHRCMQCGKSFSHIRSLNSHKXKHTGEKPHKCMECGKSFSQSSNLNSHQKTHTGEKSYICMECGKRFRQNATLNSHKKTHTGEKPYKCMECGKSFSYSSSFNSHQKTHTGEKPYKCMECGKSFYQSAQLNSHQKTHTGEKPYKCMECGNSFSHRSNLSVYKRIHTGEKPHKCMVCGKSFSQCSILSAHQRTHTGEKPHKCMECGKFFTKSSTLKSHKKTHTGEKPYKCMECGKSFSQNATLKSHKNTHTGEKPYKCMECGKSFSQNATLNSHEKTHTGEKPHKCMQCGKSFSHGSSLNSHQKTHTGEKPHKCMECGKSFRQSCHLNAHQRTHTGEKPYKCIECGKSFSQNSTLNSHKKNSFRGGTI